Proteins encoded by one window of Cupriavidus sp. EM10:
- a CDS encoding nucleoside triphosphate pyrophosphatase → MTSTLYLASQSPRRRELLTQLGVQYELLLADAGEDAEALEAVQPGESPDAYVQRVCALKADAALQRRVRRGLPDAPILTSDTTVCRGGEILGKPADAADATRMLTTLSGTAHRVLTAVTVVSALGQRHALSISHVTFRAMSAAEIDRYVASGEPLGKAGAYGIQGRAAEFVARIDGSYSGIMGLPLFETAALLREAGLHF, encoded by the coding sequence GTGACCTCTACCCTCTATCTTGCTTCCCAATCTCCCCGCCGTCGTGAACTGCTGACGCAGCTTGGCGTGCAGTACGAACTGCTGCTGGCCGATGCCGGCGAAGACGCCGAGGCGCTGGAGGCCGTGCAGCCCGGCGAATCGCCCGACGCCTACGTGCAGCGCGTCTGCGCGCTCAAGGCCGATGCGGCACTGCAGCGCCGCGTGCGGCGTGGCCTGCCCGACGCGCCGATCCTGACCTCCGATACCACGGTCTGCCGGGGCGGCGAGATCCTCGGCAAGCCGGCCGACGCCGCAGATGCCACGCGCATGCTGACCACGCTGTCGGGCACCGCGCATCGCGTGCTGACGGCGGTGACCGTGGTGTCGGCGCTGGGCCAGCGCCATGCGCTGTCGATCTCGCACGTCACTTTCCGCGCCATGAGCGCCGCCGAGATCGACCGCTACGTGGCCAGCGGCGAGCCGCTTGGCAAGGCCGGCGCCTATGGCATTCAGGGGCGTGCGGCCGAGTTCGTGGCGCGGATCGACGGAAGCTATTCGGGTATCATGGGCCTGCCCTTGTTCGAGACGGCGGCGCTGCTGCGCGAGGCGGGTCTGCACTTCTGA
- the rlmH gene encoding 23S rRNA (pseudouridine(1915)-N(3))-methyltransferase RlmH, whose translation MQLVIVAVGHKMPAWIESGFAEYTKRMPPELRIELREVKPEARSSSNNAATVMQREAVRIEAVLGSLSKQLRIVALDERGKDWTTVQLADQLTGWQREGGDVAFLIGGADGLDPALKARAQTLVRLSSLTLPHGMVRVLLAEQLYRAWSVTQNHPYHRA comes from the coding sequence ATGCAACTCGTGATCGTGGCTGTTGGCCACAAGATGCCCGCGTGGATCGAATCCGGCTTTGCGGAGTACACCAAGCGCATGCCGCCGGAGCTGCGCATCGAGCTTCGCGAAGTCAAGCCAGAAGCGCGCTCGTCCAGCAACAATGCCGCCACGGTGATGCAGCGCGAAGCGGTCCGCATCGAGGCCGTGCTGGGTTCGCTGTCGAAGCAGTTGCGCATCGTCGCGCTCGATGAGCGCGGCAAGGACTGGACCACCGTGCAACTGGCCGACCAGCTGACCGGCTGGCAACGCGAAGGCGGCGACGTCGCCTTCCTGATCGGCGGCGCCGACGGCCTCGATCCCGCCCTCAAGGCGCGCGCCCAGACGCTGGTACGCCTGTCCAGCCTGACCCTCCCGCACGGCATGGTGCGCGTGCTGCTGGCCGAACAGCTTTACCGGGCCTGGTCGGTGACGCAGAACCACCCGTACCACCGCGCCTGA
- the rsfS gene encoding ribosome silencing factor, whose product MDIRKLQRAIVDGLEDVKAQDIKVFDTTHLTELFDRVVIASGNSNRQTKALAASVRDTVKDAGGHIVAVEGLETGEWVLVDCGDAVVHILQPQLRLYYNLEEIWGDKPVRVKLASAKGLAKASEPMDDEDAEPAPRVRRASNLRPALARLPEGMKEPSPPMGREDTDPDAIATIRKPVRKTTSTGTAAKAPARKTSTGTAAKAPARKTAAGTKAPARKTATGTATKAPARKTAAAKTATKASAAKKAAPRKRSA is encoded by the coding sequence ATGGATATTCGTAAACTGCAGCGCGCGATCGTCGACGGGCTCGAGGATGTGAAGGCGCAGGACATCAAGGTGTTCGACACCACTCACCTGACCGAACTGTTCGACCGGGTGGTGATCGCCAGCGGCAATTCGAACCGCCAGACCAAGGCGCTGGCGGCGTCGGTACGGGACACGGTCAAGGACGCCGGCGGCCATATCGTGGCCGTGGAAGGCCTGGAGACCGGCGAATGGGTGCTGGTGGACTGCGGCGACGCCGTGGTGCACATCCTGCAGCCGCAGTTGCGCCTGTACTACAACCTCGAGGAAATCTGGGGCGACAAGCCGGTCCGCGTGAAGCTGGCCTCCGCCAAGGGCCTGGCCAAGGCCAGCGAGCCGATGGACGACGAGGACGCCGAGCCGGCACCGCGCGTGCGTCGCGCTTCGAACCTGCGCCCCGCGCTGGCCCGCCTGCCCGAAGGCATGAAGGAGCCGTCGCCGCCGATGGGCCGCGAGGACACCGATCCGGACGCCATCGCCACGATCCGCAAGCCGGTCCGCAAGACCACCAGCACTGGCACGGCCGCCAAGGCACCGGCCCGCAAGACGTCGACCGGCACCGCCGCCAAGGCCCCGGCGCGCAAGACGGCTGCCGGCACCAAGGCTCCGGCCCGCAAGACGGCCACCGGTACTGCCACCAAGGCGCCGGCCCGCAAGACGGCTGCGGCCAAGACGGCCACCAAGGCTTCGGCCGCCAAGAAGGCCGCGCCGCGCAAGCGTTCGGCCTGA
- a CDS encoding nicotinate-nucleotide adenylyltransferase, translating to MTEAPQASARLDDPQRPYRLGILGGTFDPPHRGHVALAQLCIDHLDLDELVWIPTGHSWQKGDHITPAADRFAMTELAAASLVPGRAKVRVSRMEVERDGPSYTIDTVRHLRDTYGPHTSMAWLMGADQLLRLHTWHGWEALFEQVHLCIATRPGFHLDELGGPVLAALQERLADTHLIQCSPSGHMWIDQTLAVDLSSTGLREHLAEGLLPDQTDDRLPAGVAHYIARHGLYRHPSPDAPLPE from the coding sequence ATGACCGAAGCCCCGCAAGCCTCCGCCCGCCTGGACGATCCGCAGCGCCCCTACCGCCTGGGTATCCTGGGCGGCACCTTCGACCCGCCGCATCGCGGCCATGTCGCGCTGGCTCAGCTGTGCATCGACCACCTGGACCTGGACGAACTGGTCTGGATCCCGACCGGCCATTCCTGGCAGAAGGGTGACCACATCACCCCGGCCGCCGACCGCTTCGCGATGACCGAACTGGCCGCCGCGTCGCTGGTGCCGGGCCGCGCCAAGGTACGGGTAAGCCGCATGGAAGTAGAGCGGGACGGCCCGAGCTACACCATCGACACCGTGCGCCACCTGCGCGACACCTACGGCCCGCATACGTCGATGGCGTGGCTGATGGGCGCCGACCAGTTGCTGCGCCTGCACACGTGGCATGGGTGGGAGGCGTTGTTCGAACAGGTGCACCTGTGCATCGCCACGCGCCCCGGTTTCCACCTGGACGAACTGGGCGGGCCGGTGCTTGCCGCGCTGCAGGAACGCCTGGCGGACACGCACCTGATACAATGCTCGCCCTCCGGACATATGTGGATCGACCAGACGCTGGCCGTCGACCTGTCGTCCACCGGCCTGCGCGAGCACCTGGCCGAAGGCCTGTTGCCGGACCAGACGGATGACCGACTGCCGGCCGGCGTGGCACACTACATCGCGCGTCACGGGTTGTACCGACACCCCTCGCCCGACGCGCCCCTACCCGAATGA
- the hemF gene encoding oxygen-dependent coproporphyrinogen oxidase, with protein MIDSQAVRDYLLGLQDRITDAIGAIDGQAFLTDSWEKPPTERLRGSGRTRILEGGAVMERAGVGFSHVRGDTLPPSASANRPELAGRSFEAMGVSLVFHPRNPYAPTVHMNVRCFVAVKPDADPVWWFGGGMDLTPYYGDADDCAHFHRTCKASLAPFGDDLYPRFKQWCDEYFFLKHRGEARGIGGIFFDDFSALGFDQSFAMMRSVGDAFLDAYLPILNARKDTPYGERERDFQAYRRGRYVEFNLVFDRGTLFGLQSGGRAESILMSMPPQVTWRYDWQPEPGTPEAALYTDFLPARAWA; from the coding sequence ATGATCGATTCCCAGGCAGTCCGTGACTATCTGCTCGGCCTGCAAGACCGCATCACCGACGCCATCGGCGCCATCGACGGCCAGGCATTCCTGACCGACAGCTGGGAGAAGCCGCCCACCGAACGCCTGCGCGGCAGTGGCCGCACGCGCATCCTGGAGGGCGGCGCGGTGATGGAACGGGCCGGCGTGGGCTTTTCGCACGTGCGCGGCGACACGCTGCCGCCGTCGGCCAGCGCCAACCGGCCCGAACTGGCCGGGCGCAGCTTCGAGGCCATGGGGGTGTCGCTGGTATTCCATCCACGCAACCCGTATGCACCGACCGTGCATATGAACGTGCGCTGCTTCGTCGCGGTCAAGCCCGATGCGGATCCGGTCTGGTGGTTCGGCGGCGGCATGGACCTCACGCCGTACTACGGCGACGCCGACGACTGCGCGCACTTCCACCGCACCTGCAAGGCGTCGCTGGCGCCGTTCGGCGACGACCTGTATCCCCGCTTCAAGCAGTGGTGCGACGAGTATTTCTTCCTGAAGCACCGTGGCGAGGCCCGTGGCATCGGCGGCATCTTCTTCGACGATTTCTCGGCGCTGGGCTTCGACCAGAGCTTTGCGATGATGCGATCGGTCGGCGATGCCTTCCTGGACGCCTACCTGCCCATCCTGAACGCGCGCAAGGACACGCCCTATGGCGAACGCGAGCGCGACTTCCAGGCCTACCGCCGCGGGCGCTATGTCGAATTCAACCTGGTATTCGATCGCGGCACGCTGTTCGGCCTGCAGTCGGGCGGCCGGGCCGAGTCGATCCTGATGTCGATGCCCCCGCAAGTGACCTGGCGCTACGACTGGCAGCCCGAGCCGGGCACCCCCGAGGCGGCGCTCTATACCGATTTCCTGCCGGCGCGCGCGTGGGCCTGA
- the purD gene encoding phosphoribosylamine--glycine ligase translates to MKVLVVGSGGREHALAWKLAQSPKVQVVYVAPGNGGTALDKRLQNVPLTDPEVLAAFVEREGVAFTVVGPEAPLAAGIVDVFRARGLRIFGPTKAAAQLESSKDFAKAFMHRHGIPTAFYKTFSDAAGAHAYIDAQGAPIVIKADGLAAGKGVVVAMTLEEAHGAVDMMLADNKLGDAGARVVIEEFLEGEEASFIVMVDGKNVLALATSQDHKRLLDADAGPNTGGMGAYSPAPVVTPALHARALREIIMPTVRGMEKDGIPFTGFLYAGLMIDRDGNPKTLEFNCRMGDPETQPIMARLKTDLVDVMEAAVDGKLDQVELDWDRRTALGVVMAAYDYPENPRKGDAITGIPAETDDAVTFHAGTTLQDGVLRTSGGRVLCVVGLADTVKAAQKNAYAAVEQIQFDGMQFRTDIGYRAIKR, encoded by the coding sequence ATGAAAGTTTTGGTTGTCGGTTCCGGTGGGCGTGAGCACGCACTGGCCTGGAAATTGGCCCAGTCGCCCAAGGTGCAGGTCGTCTACGTGGCGCCGGGCAACGGCGGCACGGCGCTCGACAAGCGCCTGCAGAACGTGCCGCTGACCGATCCGGAAGTGCTGGCCGCCTTCGTGGAACGTGAAGGCGTGGCCTTCACCGTGGTCGGCCCCGAGGCCCCGCTGGCCGCCGGCATCGTCGACGTGTTCCGCGCCCGTGGCCTGCGCATCTTCGGCCCGACAAAGGCCGCCGCGCAGCTGGAATCGTCGAAGGACTTCGCCAAGGCGTTCATGCATCGCCATGGCATCCCGACCGCCTTCTACAAGACGTTCTCGGACGCAGCCGGTGCCCATGCCTATATCGACGCGCAGGGCGCGCCGATCGTGATCAAGGCAGACGGCCTGGCCGCCGGCAAGGGCGTGGTGGTGGCGATGACGCTGGAAGAAGCGCACGGCGCCGTGGACATGATGCTGGCCGACAACAAGCTGGGCGACGCCGGCGCACGCGTGGTGATCGAGGAATTCCTGGAAGGCGAGGAAGCCAGCTTCATCGTCATGGTGGACGGCAAGAACGTGCTGGCCCTGGCCACCAGCCAGGACCACAAGCGCCTGCTGGACGCCGACGCCGGCCCCAACACGGGCGGCATGGGCGCCTATTCGCCGGCCCCGGTGGTGACGCCAGCCCTGCACGCCCGCGCGCTGCGCGAGATCATCATGCCGACCGTACGCGGCATGGAAAAGGACGGCATCCCGTTCACGGGTTTCCTGTACGCCGGCCTGATGATCGACCGCGACGGCAACCCGAAGACGCTGGAATTCAACTGCCGCATGGGCGATCCGGAAACGCAGCCGATCATGGCGCGCCTGAAGACCGACCTGGTCGACGTGATGGAAGCGGCCGTGGACGGCAAGCTGGACCAGGTCGAGCTGGACTGGGACCGCCGCACCGCGCTGGGCGTGGTCATGGCCGCCTACGACTACCCGGAAAACCCGCGTAAGGGCGACGCCATCACCGGCATTCCGGCCGAGACCGACGACGCCGTGACGTTCCATGCAGGCACCACGCTGCAGGACGGCGTGCTGCGCACCTCGGGCGGGCGCGTGCTGTGCGTGGTGGGCCTGGCCGATACGGTCAAGGCGGCGCAGAAGAACGCCTATGCCGCCGTGGAGCAGATCCAGTTCGACGGCATGCAGTTCCGCACCGACATCGGCTACCGCGCCATCAAGCGCTGA
- a CDS encoding YebC/PmpR family DNA-binding transcriptional regulator, whose translation MAGHSKWANIKHKKAAADAKRGKIWTRLIKEITVAAKLGGGDIDSNPRLRLAMEKAMDANMPKDNIQRAIQRGVGGLEGANYEEIRYEGYGLAGAAIIVDCLTDNRTRTVAEVRHAFSKHGGNMGTEGSVAFMFTHCGQFLYSPETPEDKLMDAALEAGADDVVTNDDGSIEVTCPPNDFGAVKAALEAAGFKAELADVVMKPQNEVSFTGDDAVKMQKLLDALENLDDVQEVFTNAVIEE comes from the coding sequence ATGGCCGGTCATTCCAAATGGGCCAACATCAAACACAAGAAAGCTGCCGCCGATGCCAAGCGCGGCAAGATCTGGACACGCCTGATCAAGGAAATCACCGTGGCCGCCAAGCTCGGCGGCGGTGACATCGACTCGAACCCGCGCCTGCGCCTGGCCATGGAAAAGGCCATGGACGCCAACATGCCCAAGGACAACATCCAGCGCGCGATCCAGCGCGGCGTGGGTGGCCTGGAGGGCGCGAACTACGAGGAAATCCGCTACGAAGGCTACGGCCTGGCCGGCGCCGCGATCATCGTCGACTGCCTGACCGACAACCGTACCCGCACCGTGGCCGAAGTCCGCCACGCGTTCTCGAAGCACGGCGGCAACATGGGCACCGAAGGCTCGGTGGCGTTCATGTTCACGCACTGCGGCCAGTTCCTGTACTCGCCGGAAACCCCCGAGGACAAGCTGATGGATGCCGCGCTCGAAGCCGGCGCCGACGACGTGGTGACCAACGACGACGGCTCCATCGAAGTCACCTGCCCGCCCAACGATTTCGGCGCGGTCAAGGCCGCGCTGGAAGCGGCGGGCTTCAAGGCCGAGCTGGCCGACGTGGTGATGAAGCCGCAGAACGAGGTCAGTTTTACCGGTGACGACGCCGTGAAGATGCAGAAACTGCTGGACGCGCTGGAAAACCTGGACGACGTACAGGAAGTCTTCACCAACGCGGTGATCGAGGAATAA
- a CDS encoding helicase HerA-like C-terminal domain-containing protein: MADPILIAKNADHELVLLPEMGNRHGLITGATGTGKTVTLQTLAQGFSRLGVPVFMADVKGDLTGISQPGQASDKLKARLAEHGLPEPVWGGCPTTLWDVFGEKGHPVRATVSHMGPLLLSRMLELNDTQQGVLNLVFRIADAAGLLLLDAKDLRAMLQHVGDNASQFTTEYGNISSASIGAIQRGLVALESQGADRFFGEPMLNLDDFIQTEKGQGVVNILAADKLMNAPRLYATFLLWMLSELFEKLPEAGDLDKPKLVFFFDEAHLLFNDAPKPLLDKIEQVVRLVRSKGVGVYFVTQNPVDIPDTVLGQLGNRVQHALRAFTPRDQKAVKVAATTMRANPKLNLEQVIGELGVGEALVSCLDARGTPGVTERAWVLAPGSRIGPITDDERKALIASSLVAGTYEQTIDRESAYEKLRGAVAQAPNGAPAPKPGTQPGAPAQEEGGWVGEVWGSLTRGTGKTGRGDSILESVAKSAARTVGSQVGRELIRGVLGSLLGGGSKRK, encoded by the coding sequence ATGGCCGATCCCATCCTCATCGCCAAGAACGCCGACCACGAACTGGTGCTGCTGCCCGAGATGGGCAACCGGCACGGCCTGATCACCGGCGCCACCGGCACCGGCAAGACTGTCACGCTGCAGACGCTGGCCCAGGGCTTCTCGCGGCTGGGCGTGCCGGTGTTCATGGCCGACGTCAAAGGTGATCTGACCGGCATTTCCCAGCCGGGTCAGGCGTCCGACAAGCTCAAGGCCCGCCTGGCGGAACATGGCTTGCCCGAACCGGTGTGGGGCGGGTGCCCGACCACGCTCTGGGACGTCTTCGGCGAAAAGGGCCACCCGGTGCGCGCCACGGTGTCGCACATGGGCCCGCTGCTGCTGTCGCGCATGCTGGAGCTGAACGATACCCAGCAGGGCGTGCTGAACCTGGTGTTCCGCATTGCCGATGCGGCCGGCCTGCTGCTGCTCGATGCCAAGGACCTGCGCGCCATGCTGCAGCATGTGGGCGACAACGCGAGCCAGTTCACCACCGAGTACGGCAACATCTCGTCGGCGTCGATCGGCGCCATCCAGCGGGGGCTGGTGGCGCTGGAATCGCAGGGCGCCGACAGGTTCTTCGGCGAGCCGATGCTGAACCTGGACGACTTCATCCAGACGGAAAAAGGCCAGGGCGTGGTCAATATCCTGGCGGCCGACAAGCTGATGAACGCGCCGCGCCTCTATGCCACCTTCCTGCTGTGGATGCTGTCGGAATTGTTTGAAAAGCTGCCCGAGGCCGGCGATCTCGACAAGCCCAAGCTGGTGTTCTTCTTCGACGAGGCGCACCTGCTGTTCAACGACGCGCCCAAGCCGCTGCTGGACAAGATCGAGCAGGTGGTGCGGCTGGTGCGTTCCAAGGGCGTGGGCGTGTACTTCGTCACGCAGAATCCGGTGGATATCCCCGACACCGTGCTCGGCCAGCTGGGCAACCGCGTGCAGCACGCGCTGCGCGCCTTTACGCCGCGCGACCAGAAGGCCGTGAAGGTGGCGGCCACGACCATGCGCGCCAATCCGAAGCTGAACCTGGAGCAGGTGATCGGCGAACTGGGCGTGGGCGAGGCGCTGGTGTCGTGCCTGGACGCCAGGGGCACGCCGGGCGTGACCGAGCGCGCCTGGGTGCTGGCGCCGGGAAGTCGGATCGGTCCGATTACCGACGACGAACGCAAGGCGCTGATCGCCAGTTCACTGGTGGCCGGCACCTACGAGCAGACCATCGACCGCGAATCGGCCTACGAAAAGCTGCGCGGCGCCGTGGCGCAGGCGCCCAACGGGGCTCCGGCCCCGAAGCCCGGCACGCAGCCCGGCGCGCCCGCGCAGGAAGAGGGCGGCTGGGTCGGCGAAGTCTGGGGCTCGCTCACGCGCGGCACGGGCAAGACCGGGCGCGGCGACTCGATCCTGGAATCGGTGGCCAAGTCCGCGGCACGCACGGTGGGGTCGCAGGTTGGGCGCGAACTGATTCGGGGCGTGCTGGGCAGCCTGCTGGGCGGCGGCAGCAAGCGCAAATAG
- a CDS encoding DUF3149 domain-containing protein: MEALKILTSTATGLASLAVIAFIIGMGVFYACLFARKVREDAEAAKHGSE, translated from the coding sequence ATGGAAGCACTGAAGATCCTGACCTCGACGGCCACCGGACTGGCCAGCCTGGCCGTCATCGCATTCATCATCGGCATGGGCGTGTTCTACGCCTGTCTGTTCGCCCGCAAGGTGCGCGAGGATGCGGAAGCCGCCAAACATGGCTCGGAATGA
- the upp gene encoding uracil phosphoribosyltransferase, giving the protein MKQDPRFPNLFILDHPLIQHKLSHMRDKETSTRTFRELLREITLLMGYEITRNLPLTTRRIDTPLVELDAPVIAGKKLTIVPVLRAGVGMSDGLVELIPSARIGHIGVYRDEQHRPVEYLVRLPDLEDRSFILCDPMVATGYSAAHAVDVLKRRGVPDEAITFVALVAAPEGVEVFQKAHPGVKLFVASLDSHLDEHAYIVPGLGDAGDRLFGTKN; this is encoded by the coding sequence ATGAAACAGGATCCCCGCTTCCCCAATCTCTTCATCCTCGATCACCCGCTGATCCAGCACAAGCTGTCGCACATGCGCGACAAGGAAACGTCGACGCGCACGTTCCGCGAGCTGCTGCGCGAGATCACGCTGCTGATGGGCTATGAAATCACCCGCAACCTGCCGCTGACCACGCGCCGCATCGACACCCCGCTGGTGGAGCTGGACGCCCCGGTCATCGCCGGCAAGAAGCTGACGATCGTGCCGGTGCTGCGCGCCGGCGTGGGCATGAGCGATGGCCTGGTGGAGCTGATTCCGTCGGCCCGTATCGGCCATATCGGCGTGTACCGCGACGAACAGCACCGCCCGGTGGAATACCTGGTGCGCCTGCCGGACCTGGAAGACCGGTCGTTCATCCTGTGCGATCCGATGGTGGCCACCGGCTACTCGGCCGCACACGCGGTGGACGTGCTCAAGCGTCGCGGCGTGCCCGACGAGGCCATCACCTTTGTGGCGCTGGTGGCCGCGCCGGAGGGCGTCGAAGTGTTCCAGAAGGCGCATCCGGGCGTGAAGCTGTTCGTGGCGTCGCTGGACAGCCATCTGGACGAGCATGCCTACATCGTGCCGGGCCTGGGCGACGCGGGCGACCGCCTGTTCGGCACCAAGAACTGA
- a CDS encoding tripartite tricarboxylate transporter substrate binding protein, whose amino-acid sequence MSLLAGAGSALAADAFPSKPIRFIVPYAAGGTTDLVARTVGQRVAEKLGQPVVIENRPGAGGNIGMEAVAKAPADGYTIGFGAISTNALNPHIYKHVPFDPRRDFTAVSLLGTSTIVLEVNNDLPVKTVPELIAYAKAHPGLTYATAGTGTSMHLAGAMFSQMTQTGLVHVPYKGSSPAINDMLGGHIQAMFDNLPASLPHIQAGKLRALAVAGKTRSPSLPNVPTLAEAGLPGYAVEPWFGVYGPANLPAPVTQALNAAFVEALARPDVRDKLAQAGFNPKGSSAAELQTLTQSEYDRFGKVAKSAAITVD is encoded by the coding sequence ATGTCGCTGCTGGCCGGCGCCGGCAGCGCCCTGGCCGCCGATGCCTTCCCGAGCAAACCCATCCGCTTCATCGTGCCCTACGCGGCCGGCGGCACCACCGACCTGGTGGCGCGCACCGTGGGCCAGCGCGTGGCCGAGAAGCTGGGGCAGCCGGTGGTGATCGAGAACAGGCCCGGGGCAGGCGGCAACATCGGCATGGAAGCCGTGGCCAAGGCACCGGCCGATGGCTACACGATCGGCTTCGGCGCCATTTCGACCAATGCGCTCAACCCGCATATCTACAAGCACGTGCCGTTCGATCCGCGCCGCGATTTTACGGCCGTCAGCCTGCTGGGCACGTCGACCATCGTGCTCGAAGTGAACAACGACCTGCCCGTGAAGACGGTGCCTGAACTGATTGCCTATGCCAAGGCGCATCCGGGGCTGACCTATGCCACGGCCGGCACCGGCACGTCGATGCACCTGGCCGGCGCGATGTTCTCCCAGATGACCCAGACCGGCCTGGTCCATGTGCCCTACAAGGGCAGCAGCCCGGCCATCAACGACATGCTGGGCGGCCATATCCAAGCGATGTTCGACAACCTGCCCGCGTCGCTGCCCCATATCCAGGCCGGCAAACTGCGGGCACTGGCCGTGGCTGGCAAGACGCGTTCGCCGTCGCTGCCCAACGTGCCGACGCTGGCCGAAGCCGGCCTGCCCGGCTACGCCGTGGAGCCGTGGTTCGGCGTGTACGGCCCGGCCAACCTGCCCGCGCCGGTGACCCAGGCGCTGAACGCGGCCTTTGTCGAGGCACTGGCCCGCCCCGACGTGCGCGACAAGCTGGCCCAGGCCGGTTTCAATCCCAAGGGATCGAGCGCCGCCGAACTGCAGACCCTGACGCAAAGCGAGTACGACCGGTTCGGAAAGGTCGCAAAGTCGGCGGCGATCACGGTGGACTGA
- a CDS encoding DMT family transporter, which produces MPAAQRVGLATAAIGAVLFSAKAIVAKLMYRYNVDAVMVITLRMLFAVPLFMAIGWWQARKLPPLSWADRGRVVFLGFIGYYLSSFLDFLGLQYITAGLERLILFLTPSFVLLVTAVVFRRHIHARQWISLALAYAGIVLVFAHDLDVSGGKVWLGGALVLASALSYGVYLILSGELVKRVGSLRLVAYAMCVSTLCCVIQYVALGRPLAELAQPAPVLWLSVINAVLCTVLPVSLTMIAVARIGAPLASQAGMIGPVSTLALAFWLLGEPVTGVQLAGSALVLGGMYLLSSRKA; this is translated from the coding sequence GTGCCCGCCGCACAGCGCGTCGGACTTGCCACCGCGGCCATTGGCGCCGTGCTGTTCTCGGCCAAGGCCATCGTGGCCAAGCTCATGTACCGCTACAACGTCGACGCCGTGATGGTCATCACGCTGCGCATGCTGTTCGCGGTGCCGCTGTTCATGGCCATCGGCTGGTGGCAGGCGCGCAAGCTGCCGCCGTTGTCATGGGCCGATCGCGGCCGGGTGGTGTTCCTGGGGTTCATCGGCTATTACCTGTCGAGCTTCCTCGATTTCCTGGGCCTGCAGTACATCACCGCCGGGCTGGAGCGCCTGATCCTGTTCCTGACGCCGTCGTTCGTGCTGCTGGTGACGGCGGTGGTGTTCCGGCGGCATATCCACGCGCGGCAGTGGATTTCGCTGGCGCTGGCCTATGCCGGCATCGTGCTGGTGTTCGCGCATGACCTCGATGTCAGCGGCGGCAAGGTCTGGCTGGGCGGCGCGCTGGTGCTGGCCAGCGCGTTGTCGTATGGTGTTTACCTGATTCTGAGTGGCGAGCTGGTCAAGCGCGTAGGGTCGCTGCGGCTGGTGGCTTACGCGATGTGCGTGTCCACACTGTGCTGCGTGATCCAGTACGTGGCGCTGGGCCGGCCGCTGGCCGAACTGGCGCAGCCGGCGCCGGTGCTGTGGCTGTCGGTCATCAATGCCGTGCTGTGCACCGTGCTGCCGGTGTCGCTGACGATGATCGCGGTGGCGCGCATTGGTGCGCCGCTGGCGTCGCAGGCCGGCATGATCGGCCCGGTGTCCACGCTGGCGCTGGCGTTCTGGCTGCTGGGCGAGCCGGTCACAGGCGTCCAACTGGCGGGCAGCGCGCTGGTGCTGGGCGGCATGTACCTGTTGTCGAGCCGGAAGGCCTGA
- a CDS encoding SDR family oxidoreductase: MDFGLRGKHALVCGASKGLGLACADALAAEGVDVVIVARGAEALEKAAADLRARYGRRVIAVATDITTPEGRKLALDAVAKLGDLDILVNNAGGPPPGNFRDWGRDEWLAALDANMLTPIELIKATIDGMIARRWGRIVNITSGAVKAPIDVLGLSNGARSGLTGFVAGLAREVAQHGVTVNNLLPGPFDTDRLKKTMEGGAQKAGISIEEMAKRRAAANPSRRFGEPAEFGATCAFLCSKQAAFMTGQNVLLDGGAYPGTF, encoded by the coding sequence ATGGATTTTGGACTGCGCGGTAAGCATGCGCTGGTGTGCGGCGCCAGCAAGGGGCTTGGACTGGCGTGCGCCGATGCGCTGGCGGCGGAAGGCGTCGATGTGGTGATCGTGGCGCGTGGCGCAGAGGCGCTGGAGAAAGCCGCCGCCGACCTGCGCGCGCGTTATGGCCGCCGCGTGATTGCCGTGGCGACCGACATCACCACGCCCGAGGGCCGCAAGCTGGCGCTCGATGCCGTGGCCAAGCTGGGCGACCTGGACATCCTGGTGAACAACGCAGGCGGCCCGCCGCCGGGCAACTTCCGCGACTGGGGCCGCGACGAGTGGCTTGCCGCGCTGGACGCCAACATGCTGACGCCGATCGAGCTGATCAAGGCGACCATCGACGGCATGATCGCGCGCCGCTGGGGCCGTATCGTCAACATCACCAGCGGTGCCGTGAAGGCGCCGATCGACGTGCTGGGCCTGTCGAACGGTGCCCGCTCGGGCCTGACCGGCTTCGTGGCCGGCCTGGCGCGCGAAGTGGCGCAGCACGGCGTGACCGTGAACAACCTGCTGCCGGGGCCGTTCGACACCGACCGTCTCAAGAAGACGATGGAAGGTGGCGCCCAGAAGGCTGGCATCAGCATCGAGGAAATGGCCAAGCGCCGCGCGGCCGCCAACCCGAGCCGCCGCTTTGGCGAGCCGGCCGAGTTCGGCGCCACCTGCGCATTCCTGTGCAGCAAGCAGGCCGCGTTCATGACCGGCCAGAACGTACTGCTGGACGGCGGCGCGTACCCGGGGACGTTCTGA